One window of Phaenicophaeus curvirostris isolate KB17595 chromosome 22, BPBGC_Pcur_1.0, whole genome shotgun sequence genomic DNA carries:
- the ACOT7 gene encoding cytosolic acyl coenzyme A thioester hydrolase isoform X1, with product MSERGAAGPGPAAIQVSRIMRPDDANVVGNVHGGTILKMIEEAGAIISTRHCNSEGGEPCVAALARVERTDFLSPMCIGEVANVSAEITYTSRHSVEVQVNVMSENILTGAKKVTNKATLWYVPLSLKNVNKVLEVPPIQYVRKEQEDEGKKRYEEQKLDRLETKQRNGDVIFPVINPDRQTKEPHTVGYSQSSLIHLVGPSDCTLLGFVHGGVTMKLMDEVAGIVAARHCKTNIVTASVDAINFHEKIKKGSVITISGRMTFTSNKSMEIEVFVDADPFVDEPRERYRAVSAFFTYVSLSKEGKPLPVPQLLTETEDEKRRFEEGKGRYLQTKAKRQAQMQQAAQP from the exons ATGTCGGAGCGGGGCGCCGCGGGCCCGGGGCCCGCCGCCATCCAGGTCTCCAG GATCATGCGCCCGGACGATGCCAATGTTGTGGGGAACGTCCACGGTGGAACCATCCTGAAGATGATAGAGGAGGCAGGAGCCATCATCAGCACCCGCCACTGCAACTCCGAGGGCGGG GAGCCCTGTGTGGCCGCGCTGGCGCGGGTAGAACGGACGGACTTCCTCTCCCCGATGTGCATCGGCGAGGTGGCTAACGTCAGCGCTGAGATCACCTACACCTCCCGGCACTCCGTGGAGGTCCAGGTCAACGTCATGTCTGAAAACATCTTAACAG GGGCAAAGAAGGTGACGAACAAGGCAACGCTGTGGTATGTGCCACTGTCTCTGAAGAACGTGAACAAGGTCCTTGAGGTTCCCCCCATTCAG TATGTgagaaaggagcaggaggatgaggggaagaaGCGTTACGAGGAGCAAAAGCTGGATCGGTtggaaacaaagcagagaaacGGCGATGTGATCTTCCCTGTCATTAACCCAG ACAGGCAGACGAAAG AGCCACACACTGTTGGCTACAGCCAGTCCAGCCTGATCCACCTGGTGGGACCATCGGACTGCACGCTGCTGGGCTTCGTGCATGGAG gtGTCACCATGAAGCTCATGGACGAGGTTGCTGGCATTGTTGCCGCCCGCCACTGCAAGACCAACATCGTCACCGCCTCGGTGGACGCCATCAACTTCCACGAGAAGATCAAAAAAG GCAGTGTCATCACCATTTCGGGGCGCATGACCTTCACGAGCAATAAATCCATGGAAATTGAAGTCTTTGTGGATGCCGACCCATTTGTGGACGAGCCTCGGGAGCGGTACCGTGCTGTCAGCGCCTTCTTCACCTACGTCTCCCTGAGCAAGGAGGGGAAGCCCCTGCCTGTGCCGCAGCTGCTG ACGGAGACAGAGGATGAGAAGCGGCGCTTCgaggaagggaagggcaggTACCTCCAGACAAAAGCCAAGCGGCAGGCGCAGATGCAGCAGGCTGCCCAGCCCTGA
- the ACOT7 gene encoding cytosolic acyl coenzyme A thioester hydrolase isoform X4, producing the protein MAQQLIRIMRPDDANVVGNVHGGTILKMIEEAGAIISTRHCNSEGGEPCVAALARVERTDFLSPMCIGEVANVSAEITYTSRHSVEVQVNVMSENILTGAKKVTNKATLWYVPLSLKNVNKVLEVPPIQYVRKEQEDEGKKRYEEQKLDRLETKQRNGDVIFPVINPEPHTVGYSQSSLIHLVGPSDCTLLGFVHGGVTMKLMDEVAGIVAARHCKTNIVTASVDAINFHEKIKKGSVITISGRMTFTSNKSMEIEVFVDADPFVDEPRERYRAVSAFFTYVSLSKEGKPLPVPQLLTETEDEKRRFEEGKGRYLQTKAKRQAQMQQAAQP; encoded by the exons ATGGCCCAGCAGCTCATCCG GATCATGCGCCCGGACGATGCCAATGTTGTGGGGAACGTCCACGGTGGAACCATCCTGAAGATGATAGAGGAGGCAGGAGCCATCATCAGCACCCGCCACTGCAACTCCGAGGGCGGG GAGCCCTGTGTGGCCGCGCTGGCGCGGGTAGAACGGACGGACTTCCTCTCCCCGATGTGCATCGGCGAGGTGGCTAACGTCAGCGCTGAGATCACCTACACCTCCCGGCACTCCGTGGAGGTCCAGGTCAACGTCATGTCTGAAAACATCTTAACAG GGGCAAAGAAGGTGACGAACAAGGCAACGCTGTGGTATGTGCCACTGTCTCTGAAGAACGTGAACAAGGTCCTTGAGGTTCCCCCCATTCAG TATGTgagaaaggagcaggaggatgaggggaagaaGCGTTACGAGGAGCAAAAGCTGGATCGGTtggaaacaaagcagagaaacGGCGATGTGATCTTCCCTGTCATTAACCCAG AGCCACACACTGTTGGCTACAGCCAGTCCAGCCTGATCCACCTGGTGGGACCATCGGACTGCACGCTGCTGGGCTTCGTGCATGGAG gtGTCACCATGAAGCTCATGGACGAGGTTGCTGGCATTGTTGCCGCCCGCCACTGCAAGACCAACATCGTCACCGCCTCGGTGGACGCCATCAACTTCCACGAGAAGATCAAAAAAG GCAGTGTCATCACCATTTCGGGGCGCATGACCTTCACGAGCAATAAATCCATGGAAATTGAAGTCTTTGTGGATGCCGACCCATTTGTGGACGAGCCTCGGGAGCGGTACCGTGCTGTCAGCGCCTTCTTCACCTACGTCTCCCTGAGCAAGGAGGGGAAGCCCCTGCCTGTGCCGCAGCTGCTG ACGGAGACAGAGGATGAGAAGCGGCGCTTCgaggaagggaagggcaggTACCTCCAGACAAAAGCCAAGCGGCAGGCGCAGATGCAGCAGGCTGCCCAGCCCTGA
- the ACOT7 gene encoding cytosolic acyl coenzyme A thioester hydrolase isoform X3 translates to MAQQLIRIMRPDDANVVGNVHGGTILKMIEEAGAIISTRHCNSEGGEPCVAALARVERTDFLSPMCIGEVANVSAEITYTSRHSVEVQVNVMSENILTGAKKVTNKATLWYVPLSLKNVNKVLEVPPIQYVRKEQEDEGKKRYEEQKLDRLETKQRNGDVIFPVINPDRQTKEPHTVGYSQSSLIHLVGPSDCTLLGFVHGGVTMKLMDEVAGIVAARHCKTNIVTASVDAINFHEKIKKGSVITISGRMTFTSNKSMEIEVFVDADPFVDEPRERYRAVSAFFTYVSLSKEGKPLPVPQLLTETEDEKRRFEEGKGRYLQTKAKRQAQMQQAAQP, encoded by the exons ATGGCCCAGCAGCTCATCCG GATCATGCGCCCGGACGATGCCAATGTTGTGGGGAACGTCCACGGTGGAACCATCCTGAAGATGATAGAGGAGGCAGGAGCCATCATCAGCACCCGCCACTGCAACTCCGAGGGCGGG GAGCCCTGTGTGGCCGCGCTGGCGCGGGTAGAACGGACGGACTTCCTCTCCCCGATGTGCATCGGCGAGGTGGCTAACGTCAGCGCTGAGATCACCTACACCTCCCGGCACTCCGTGGAGGTCCAGGTCAACGTCATGTCTGAAAACATCTTAACAG GGGCAAAGAAGGTGACGAACAAGGCAACGCTGTGGTATGTGCCACTGTCTCTGAAGAACGTGAACAAGGTCCTTGAGGTTCCCCCCATTCAG TATGTgagaaaggagcaggaggatgaggggaagaaGCGTTACGAGGAGCAAAAGCTGGATCGGTtggaaacaaagcagagaaacGGCGATGTGATCTTCCCTGTCATTAACCCAG ACAGGCAGACGAAAG AGCCACACACTGTTGGCTACAGCCAGTCCAGCCTGATCCACCTGGTGGGACCATCGGACTGCACGCTGCTGGGCTTCGTGCATGGAG gtGTCACCATGAAGCTCATGGACGAGGTTGCTGGCATTGTTGCCGCCCGCCACTGCAAGACCAACATCGTCACCGCCTCGGTGGACGCCATCAACTTCCACGAGAAGATCAAAAAAG GCAGTGTCATCACCATTTCGGGGCGCATGACCTTCACGAGCAATAAATCCATGGAAATTGAAGTCTTTGTGGATGCCGACCCATTTGTGGACGAGCCTCGGGAGCGGTACCGTGCTGTCAGCGCCTTCTTCACCTACGTCTCCCTGAGCAAGGAGGGGAAGCCCCTGCCTGTGCCGCAGCTGCTG ACGGAGACAGAGGATGAGAAGCGGCGCTTCgaggaagggaagggcaggTACCTCCAGACAAAAGCCAAGCGGCAGGCGCAGATGCAGCAGGCTGCCCAGCCCTGA
- the ICMT gene encoding protein-S-isoprenylcysteine O-methyltransferase, with translation MAAAAGPRRGRLGREGRASLAAFLMGASVAALPVALGSPPGLLAAPGLRGRLALVLHVAGVNAALLLLYPRPLYRIAVRACFLGFAFGCGLLLSAGRSAWRHFGWYMCSLSLFHYSEYLVTAINNPRSLSLDSFLLNHSFEYNLAALSSWVEFTLEKILFPELKQITWLSTVGLLMVIFGDCLRKAAMLTAGSNFNHIVQNEKSDTHTLVTSGVYGWFRHPSYVGWFYWSIGTQVLLCNPICMVGYTLASWRFFRERIEEEEITLIHFFGEEYLEYKRKVPSGLPFIKGVKVEL, from the exons atggcggcggcggcggggccgcggcggggccggctGGGCCGGGAGGGCCGCGCCAGCCTGGCCGCCTTCCTCATGGGCGCCTCGGTGGCGGCTCTGCCTGTGGCCCTGGGCTCCCCGCCGGGCCTGCTGGCCGCCCCCGGCCTGCGTGGCCGCCTGGCGCTCGTCCTGCACGTGGCGGGCGTCAAcgcggcgctgctgctgctctacCCGCGGCCGCTCTACAGG ATTGCTGTCCGCGCCTGCTTCCTAGGCTTCGCCTTCGGCTGCGGGCTGCTGCTGAGCGCCGGCCGCTCTGCCTGGCGCCACTTTGGATG GTACATGtgctctctttccctcttccacTACTCGGAGTACCTGGTGACAGCCATCAACAACCCACGCAGCCTCTCGCTGGACTCCTTCCTGCTCAACCACAGCTTCGAGTACAACCTGGCTGCACTCTCCTCCTGGGTGGAATTCACGCTGGAGAAGATTCTCTTCCCAG agctgaagCAGATCACCTGGCTGAGCACCGTGGGGCTGCTGATGGTGATCTTCGGGGACTGCCTGAGGAAAGCTGCCATGCTCACAGCCGGCTCCAACTTCAACCACATCGTGCAGAACGAGAAATCAGATACTCACACGCTGGTGACGAGTGGTGTGTACGGGTGGTTCCGGCACCCCTCTTACGTGGGATGGTTTTACTGGAGTATTGGAACACAG GTGTTGCTCTGCAATCCCATCTGCATGGTGGGCTACACACTGGCCTCCTGGCGCTTCTTCAGGGAGCGGATCGAGGAGGAGGAGATCACGCTCATTCACTTCTTTGGAGAAGAGTACCTGGAGTACAAAAGGAAGGTGCCATCGGGTCTCCCTTTTATTAAAGGAGTCAAAGTGGAACTGTAG
- the ACOT7 gene encoding cytosolic acyl coenzyme A thioester hydrolase isoform X2, whose amino-acid sequence MSERGAAGPGPAAIQVSRIMRPDDANVVGNVHGGTILKMIEEAGAIISTRHCNSEGGEPCVAALARVERTDFLSPMCIGEVANVSAEITYTSRHSVEVQVNVMSENILTGAKKVTNKATLWYVPLSLKNVNKVLEVPPIQYVRKEQEDEGKKRYEEQKLDRLETKQRNGDVIFPVINPEPHTVGYSQSSLIHLVGPSDCTLLGFVHGGVTMKLMDEVAGIVAARHCKTNIVTASVDAINFHEKIKKGSVITISGRMTFTSNKSMEIEVFVDADPFVDEPRERYRAVSAFFTYVSLSKEGKPLPVPQLLTETEDEKRRFEEGKGRYLQTKAKRQAQMQQAAQP is encoded by the exons ATGTCGGAGCGGGGCGCCGCGGGCCCGGGGCCCGCCGCCATCCAGGTCTCCAG GATCATGCGCCCGGACGATGCCAATGTTGTGGGGAACGTCCACGGTGGAACCATCCTGAAGATGATAGAGGAGGCAGGAGCCATCATCAGCACCCGCCACTGCAACTCCGAGGGCGGG GAGCCCTGTGTGGCCGCGCTGGCGCGGGTAGAACGGACGGACTTCCTCTCCCCGATGTGCATCGGCGAGGTGGCTAACGTCAGCGCTGAGATCACCTACACCTCCCGGCACTCCGTGGAGGTCCAGGTCAACGTCATGTCTGAAAACATCTTAACAG GGGCAAAGAAGGTGACGAACAAGGCAACGCTGTGGTATGTGCCACTGTCTCTGAAGAACGTGAACAAGGTCCTTGAGGTTCCCCCCATTCAG TATGTgagaaaggagcaggaggatgaggggaagaaGCGTTACGAGGAGCAAAAGCTGGATCGGTtggaaacaaagcagagaaacGGCGATGTGATCTTCCCTGTCATTAACCCAG AGCCACACACTGTTGGCTACAGCCAGTCCAGCCTGATCCACCTGGTGGGACCATCGGACTGCACGCTGCTGGGCTTCGTGCATGGAG gtGTCACCATGAAGCTCATGGACGAGGTTGCTGGCATTGTTGCCGCCCGCCACTGCAAGACCAACATCGTCACCGCCTCGGTGGACGCCATCAACTTCCACGAGAAGATCAAAAAAG GCAGTGTCATCACCATTTCGGGGCGCATGACCTTCACGAGCAATAAATCCATGGAAATTGAAGTCTTTGTGGATGCCGACCCATTTGTGGACGAGCCTCGGGAGCGGTACCGTGCTGTCAGCGCCTTCTTCACCTACGTCTCCCTGAGCAAGGAGGGGAAGCCCCTGCCTGTGCCGCAGCTGCTG ACGGAGACAGAGGATGAGAAGCGGCGCTTCgaggaagggaagggcaggTACCTCCAGACAAAAGCCAAGCGGCAGGCGCAGATGCAGCAGGCTGCCCAGCCCTGA